Proteins encoded together in one Micromonospora kangleipakensis window:
- a CDS encoding exodeoxyribonuclease VII small subunit, with translation MTDEKKDERLSYEQARAELAQVVERLETGGTSLEESLALWERGEQLAEICQRWLDGARARIDAARQRAED, from the coding sequence ATGACTGACGAGAAGAAGGACGAGCGGCTCAGCTACGAGCAGGCCCGCGCCGAGCTGGCCCAGGTGGTCGAGCGGCTGGAGACCGGCGGCACGTCGCTGGAGGAGTCGCTGGCGCTCTGGGAGCGCGGCGAGCAGCTGGCCGAGATCTGCCAGCGCTGGCTGGACGGCGCCCGGGCGCGGATCGACGCGGCCCGGCAGCGCGCCGAGGACTGA
- the xseA gene encoding exodeoxyribonuclease VII large subunit, whose protein sequence is MSDAPRSTPEEPWPVRVVSQKVGAWIAKLGWVWVDGQVAQISRRPGASTVFLTLRDPSADLSLTVTTNRDVLDSGAPELREGARVVLHAKPEFYAARGTLSLRADEIRQVGLGELLARLEKLKKLLAAEGLFDRNRKRRPPFLPGRIGLITGRASAAERDVLTNARRRWPAVEFRTVNVAVQGPGAVPQIVDALKVLDADPTIDVIILARGGGSIEDLLAFSDEALCRAVFACRTPVVSAIGHETDAPLVDYVADVRASTPTDAAKRIVPDLTDEVRLIGQARSRLERAVRNLVDRESHRLDLLRSRPVLARPQVMVDQRAAEVTALRDRTGRCLDHRLGAAGDDLRHTLARLRALSPAATLDRGYAIVQRADGHVVRAAAEVAKGDPLRVRLADGELTATVDG, encoded by the coding sequence GTGAGCGACGCCCCGCGCAGCACCCCCGAGGAGCCCTGGCCGGTCCGGGTGGTCAGCCAGAAGGTCGGCGCCTGGATCGCCAAGCTCGGCTGGGTCTGGGTGGACGGGCAGGTGGCGCAGATCAGCCGGCGCCCCGGCGCCAGCACCGTCTTCCTCACCCTGCGCGACCCGTCGGCGGATCTCAGCCTCACCGTCACCACCAACCGGGACGTCCTCGACTCCGGCGCGCCGGAGCTGCGCGAGGGCGCCCGGGTGGTGCTGCACGCCAAGCCGGAGTTCTACGCCGCCCGGGGCACGCTGAGCCTGCGCGCCGACGAGATCCGGCAGGTCGGGCTCGGTGAGCTGCTGGCCCGGCTGGAGAAGCTCAAGAAGCTGCTCGCCGCCGAGGGGCTCTTCGACCGGAACCGCAAGCGCCGGCCGCCGTTCCTGCCCGGGCGGATCGGGCTGATCACCGGTCGCGCCTCGGCCGCCGAGCGGGACGTGCTGACCAACGCCCGGCGGCGCTGGCCGGCGGTGGAGTTCCGCACGGTCAACGTCGCGGTGCAGGGGCCGGGCGCCGTCCCGCAGATCGTCGACGCGCTCAAGGTGCTCGACGCCGACCCGACCATCGACGTGATCATCCTGGCCCGGGGCGGCGGCAGCATCGAGGACCTCCTCGCCTTCTCCGACGAGGCGCTCTGCCGGGCGGTCTTCGCCTGCCGTACGCCGGTGGTGAGCGCGATCGGCCACGAGACGGACGCCCCGCTGGTCGACTACGTCGCCGACGTCCGCGCGTCGACGCCCACCGACGCGGCGAAGCGGATCGTCCCCGACCTCACCGACGAGGTACGCCTCATCGGCCAGGCCCGGTCCCGCCTGGAGCGGGCCGTCCGCAACCTGGTCGACCGGGAGTCGCACCGCCTGGACCTGCTCCGCTCCCGCCCGGTGCTGGCCCGGCCGCAGGTGATGGTCGACCAGCGGGCCGCCGAGGTGACCGCGCTGCGCGACCGGACCGGCCGCTGCCTGGACCACCGGCTCGGCGCCGCTGGCGACGACCTGCGGCACACGCTGGCCCGGCTGCGCGCGCTCTCCCCCGCCGCCACCCTCGACCGCGGGTACGCGATCGTGCAGCGCGCCGACGGCCACGTGGTCCGCGCGGCCGCCGAGGTGGCCAAGGGCGACCCGCTGCGGGTACGCCTCGCCGACGGCGAGCTGACCGCGACCGTCGACGGTTGA
- a CDS encoding 4-hydroxy-3-methylbut-2-enyl diphosphate reductase, with amino-acid sequence MTPAETTPRTGKRVLLAKPRGYCAGVDRAVQTVEEALKLYGAPIYVRKQIVHNKHVVQTLEAKGAIFVEENEEVPEGATVIFSAHGVAPEVYEQAKARSLKAIDATCPLVTKVHQEAKRFAAEDYDILLIGHEGHEEVVGTAGEAPAHIQLVDGPDGADKVTVRDPNKVVWLSQTTLSVDETLETVARLKQRLPLLQSPPSDDICYATSNRQHVVKEIAPDCDVVIVVGSRNSSNSVRLVEVALDAGARAGHLVDFADEIDDAWLAGAATVGVTSGASVPDELVQQVLAHLAERGFTDVEEITTANERLTFSLPQELKRDMKAAATAARG; translated from the coding sequence GTGACTCCCGCTGAGACGACTCCCCGGACCGGCAAGCGCGTGCTCCTGGCCAAGCCCCGCGGCTACTGCGCGGGCGTGGACCGGGCGGTGCAGACCGTCGAGGAGGCGCTGAAGCTCTACGGCGCGCCGATCTACGTCCGCAAGCAGATCGTGCACAACAAGCACGTGGTGCAGACCCTGGAGGCCAAGGGCGCGATCTTCGTGGAGGAGAACGAGGAGGTGCCCGAGGGCGCCACCGTGATCTTCTCCGCGCACGGCGTGGCCCCCGAGGTCTACGAGCAGGCGAAGGCGCGCTCGCTCAAGGCGATCGATGCGACCTGCCCGCTGGTCACCAAGGTGCACCAGGAAGCGAAGCGGTTCGCCGCCGAGGACTACGACATCCTGCTGATCGGCCACGAGGGGCACGAGGAGGTCGTCGGCACCGCCGGTGAGGCCCCCGCGCACATCCAGCTGGTCGACGGCCCGGACGGCGCCGACAAGGTCACCGTGCGCGACCCGAACAAGGTCGTCTGGCTCTCGCAGACCACCCTCTCGGTGGACGAGACGCTGGAGACCGTGGCCCGGCTCAAGCAGCGGCTGCCGCTGCTCCAGTCGCCGCCCAGCGACGACATCTGCTACGCCACCTCCAACCGGCAGCACGTGGTGAAGGAGATCGCCCCCGACTGCGACGTGGTGATCGTCGTCGGGTCGCGCAACTCCTCCAACTCGGTGCGCCTGGTCGAGGTGGCCCTGGACGCCGGCGCCCGCGCCGGTCACCTGGTCGACTTCGCCGACGAGATCGACGACGCCTGGCTGGCCGGCGCCGCCACGGTCGGCGTCACCTCCGGCGCCAGCGTCCCCGACGAGCTGGTCCAGCAGGTGCTCGCGCACCTGGCGGAGCGGGGCTTCACCGACGTCGAGGAGATCACCACCGCCAACGAGCGGCTGACCTTCTCGCTGCCGCAGGAGCTCAAGCGGGACATGAAGGCCGCAGCGACGGCCGCGCGGGGTTGA
- a CDS encoding S8 family serine peptidase translates to MSQPRNRSRRTSAALFASVLAAGAMTVGGGAATASAAPTTTPDASQPTAVETLGAHDAKLLDEAEAKHAPTVTLIIAAKKGSATKVADGLKGLGASISQRYDQVGYLLAKVPTSKVLKAAMLPGVSAVDLDETIQLPDPAPEAAPAGAKTAEQGETLAGPGGDTGAVNPYMPTNETGAEAFKAAHPEWDGRGVTIGIMDSGVDLDQPALQKTTTGERKIVDWVTATDPLEDASWRAMATEVAGPSFTNSLGTWTAPAGTYKFNVFRENITALSDARGDVNRDGDATDSWGILYDQATGNIWVDVNQNKDFTDDELMRPYKEKFQVGHFGTDNPATAVREQIPFVVEYRRDVDIAPGDGKPGPYYDFVNIGIIESTHGTHVAGITAANDMLGNSAFDGAAPGAKLVSARACSWGGGCTAAALTTGMIDLVVNRKVDVVNMSIGGLPALNDGSNARANLYDELITTYGVQMFISAGNSGPGLNTVGDPSVASNVVSVAANVSKDTWLANYGSVVRKDNALFNFSSRGPREDGGFKPNIAAPGSAISTAPTWQPGNPVPEAGYPLPPGYQMLNGTSMASPQATGAAALLLSAAKANGKGVTPAALRRAIYTSAKPIDGVPTYGQGYGMFNVPGAWGLLDAGVQTRSYTSSAPVCTELSGNLTRYNKDSGEFEPTPNVGVGVYNRCAADRGGQKVKESRYYEVKLTRTSGPNKGIAHNVAFRGNDGTFTAPQVVWLPLNKTVTVKIKAKPLTAGAHGAIMTIDDPATSVVDFEVSTVVVASNAVYAPAYSFSTEGSVERNSFTSYFVTVPQGAGALQVNLSGIATGSQTRFIAFNPYGVPVESTASTACYTNFSDAAVCKPQERDYQNPIAGVWEIEVEARRTSPTLNNPFQLQARVQGVKVEPAVVELPAVSAGAPTEVSWGLTNTFGPVQVTGVGGPLSSVHAERPSIAQGVQQEYLVDVPAGAASFTARIGNPSDLGADLDLSVFLGATRVGISADGDSEEAVTLTNPAAGTYRVVVDGYAVDDPTTAYDYRDSFSAPALGSLSAPNTPLALANGATATLTGTVTALAAPAAGRELYGDLAVTTTEGAVVGRGSVAIGAVN, encoded by the coding sequence GTGAGTCAACCCCGCAACCGGAGCCGGCGTACCTCCGCCGCGCTCTTCGCCTCGGTCCTGGCGGCCGGTGCCATGACCGTGGGGGGTGGCGCCGCGACCGCGAGCGCGGCCCCCACCACCACCCCCGACGCCTCGCAGCCGACCGCCGTCGAGACGCTGGGTGCGCACGACGCCAAGCTCCTCGACGAGGCGGAGGCGAAGCACGCTCCGACCGTCACCCTGATCATCGCCGCCAAGAAGGGCTCGGCCACGAAGGTAGCCGACGGCCTGAAGGGCCTGGGCGCCTCGATCAGCCAGCGGTACGACCAGGTCGGCTACCTGCTGGCCAAGGTCCCCACCTCGAAGGTGCTCAAGGCCGCCATGCTGCCCGGCGTCTCCGCGGTCGACCTCGACGAGACCATCCAGCTCCCAGACCCGGCCCCCGAGGCCGCCCCGGCCGGCGCGAAGACCGCCGAGCAGGGCGAGACCCTGGCCGGCCCCGGTGGGGACACCGGCGCGGTCAACCCGTACATGCCGACCAACGAGACCGGCGCGGAGGCCTTCAAGGCCGCCCACCCGGAGTGGGACGGCCGCGGCGTCACCATCGGCATCATGGACTCCGGTGTGGACCTGGACCAGCCGGCGCTGCAGAAGACCACCACGGGCGAGCGCAAGATCGTCGACTGGGTCACCGCGACGGACCCGCTCGAGGACGCCTCCTGGCGCGCGATGGCCACCGAGGTCGCCGGCCCGTCGTTCACCAACTCGCTCGGCACCTGGACGGCACCCGCCGGCACCTACAAGTTCAACGTCTTCCGCGAGAACATCACCGCCCTTAGCGACGCGCGCGGTGACGTCAACCGCGACGGTGACGCCACCGACTCCTGGGGCATCCTCTACGACCAGGCCACCGGCAACATCTGGGTGGACGTCAACCAGAACAAGGACTTCACCGACGACGAGCTGATGCGGCCGTACAAGGAGAAGTTCCAGGTCGGCCACTTCGGCACGGACAACCCGGCCACCGCCGTGCGGGAGCAGATCCCGTTCGTGGTCGAGTACCGCCGCGACGTGGACATCGCCCCGGGCGACGGCAAGCCGGGCCCGTACTACGACTTCGTCAACATCGGCATCATCGAGAGCACTCACGGCACGCACGTGGCCGGCATCACCGCCGCCAACGACATGCTGGGCAACAGCGCCTTCGACGGCGCGGCCCCCGGCGCCAAGCTGGTCTCCGCCCGGGCCTGCTCCTGGGGCGGCGGCTGCACCGCCGCGGCGCTCACCACCGGCATGATCGACCTGGTGGTCAACCGCAAGGTCGACGTGGTCAACATGTCGATCGGTGGCCTCCCGGCGCTGAACGACGGCTCGAACGCCCGCGCCAACCTCTACGACGAGCTGATCACCACCTACGGCGTGCAGATGTTCATCTCGGCCGGCAACTCCGGCCCGGGCCTCAACACCGTCGGCGACCCGTCGGTGGCCAGCAACGTGGTCAGCGTGGCGGCGAACGTCAGCAAGGACACCTGGCTGGCCAACTACGGCTCGGTGGTCCGCAAGGACAACGCGCTGTTCAACTTCTCCTCGCGCGGCCCGCGGGAGGACGGCGGCTTCAAGCCGAACATCGCCGCCCCCGGCTCGGCCATCTCCACCGCGCCGACCTGGCAGCCGGGCAACCCGGTCCCCGAGGCCGGCTACCCGCTCCCGCCGGGCTACCAGATGCTCAACGGCACCTCGATGGCCTCCCCGCAGGCCACCGGCGCCGCCGCGCTGCTGCTCTCGGCCGCCAAGGCGAACGGCAAGGGCGTCACCCCGGCCGCGCTGCGCCGGGCCATCTACACCTCCGCCAAGCCGATCGACGGCGTCCCGACGTACGGCCAGGGCTACGGCATGTTCAACGTGCCCGGCGCGTGGGGCCTGCTGGACGCGGGTGTGCAGACCCGGAGCTACACCTCCTCGGCGCCGGTCTGCACTGAGCTGTCGGGGAACCTGACCAGGTACAACAAGGACTCCGGCGAGTTCGAGCCGACCCCGAACGTGGGCGTCGGCGTCTACAACCGCTGCGCCGCCGACCGCGGTGGTCAGAAGGTCAAGGAGAGTCGCTACTACGAGGTCAAGCTGACCCGGACCAGCGGCCCGAACAAGGGCATCGCCCACAACGTCGCGTTCCGCGGCAACGACGGCACGTTCACCGCGCCGCAGGTCGTGTGGCTGCCGCTGAACAAGACCGTCACCGTCAAGATCAAGGCGAAGCCGCTGACCGCGGGGGCGCACGGCGCGATCATGACGATCGACGACCCGGCCACCTCGGTGGTCGACTTCGAGGTCTCCACCGTCGTGGTCGCCTCGAACGCGGTCTACGCCCCGGCGTACTCCTTCTCCACCGAGGGTTCGGTCGAGCGGAACAGCTTCACCTCGTACTTCGTGACGGTGCCACAGGGCGCGGGCGCGCTCCAGGTCAACCTCTCCGGCATTGCGACCGGTTCGCAGACCCGGTTCATCGCCTTCAACCCGTACGGCGTTCCGGTGGAGAGCACCGCGAGCACCGCCTGCTACACCAACTTCTCCGACGCCGCCGTCTGCAAGCCGCAGGAGCGGGACTACCAGAACCCGATCGCCGGGGTCTGGGAGATCGAGGTGGAGGCCCGGCGCACGTCGCCGACCCTGAACAACCCGTTCCAGCTCCAGGCGCGCGTGCAGGGCGTGAAGGTCGAGCCGGCCGTGGTCGAGCTGCCGGCGGTGAGCGCCGGCGCGCCGACCGAGGTGAGCTGGGGCCTGACCAACACCTTCGGCCCGGTCCAGGTGACCGGCGTGGGTGGCCCGCTCTCCAGCGTGCACGCCGAGCGGCCGAGCATCGCCCAGGGCGTGCAGCAGGAGTACCTGGTGGACGTTCCGGCAGGGGCGGCCTCGTTCACCGCCCGGATCGGCAACCCCTCCGACCTCGGCGCCGACCTGGACCTGTCGGTCTTCCTCGGCGCCACCCGGGTGGGCATCTCGGCCGACGGCGACTCGGAGGAGGCCGTGACGCTGACCAACCCGGCCGCCGGCACCTACCGGGTGGTCGTGGACGGCTACGCGGTCGACGACCCGACCACCGCCTACGACTACCGGGACTCCTTCTCGGCCCCGGCGCTGGGCAGCCTGTCCGCCCCGAACACCCCGCTGGCCCTGGCCAACGGCGCCACCGCCACCCTCACCGGTACGGTGACCGCCCTGGCCGCCCCGGCCGCCGGTCGGGAGCTCTACGGCGACCTGGCCGTCACCACCACCGAGGGCGCGGTCGTCGGCCGCGGCTCGGTGGCCATCGGCGCGGTCAACTGA
- a CDS encoding DNA recombination protein RmuC: MDFATLAVVVLCLAAGGAVGWLAARSRAATQLARLEATLEATRAGEGRLEQSMRALSYEATAQSQEAVARAVAPLHDTLRRYEQRVAELEHDRVDAYAELREQVRAMSTVSGELRTETKQLVAALRTPQVRGRWGEHQLRRIVEAAGLLEHCDFDEQVTAATDHQGVRPDLVVRLHGGRSVVVDAKAPFDAYLTAMEARDERGRDTHLDAHARHLRAHVDALAAKTYWAAFDSTPEFVVLFVPADPFLDVALQRDPTLLEHAFARNVVLATPATLVALLRTVAYSWRQEALARNAVAVHSLARELYGRLSTLGDHVGKLGASLGGAVTAYNRAVGSLEARVLVSARKLAELGVSDQELATPAQVELAPRQPQAPELVGTADEGRSTSAERSTDIDA; encoded by the coding sequence ATGGACTTCGCGACGCTGGCCGTGGTGGTGCTCTGCCTCGCCGCGGGCGGCGCGGTCGGCTGGCTGGCCGCCCGGTCCCGCGCCGCCACCCAGCTCGCCCGGTTGGAGGCGACCCTGGAGGCCACCCGGGCGGGTGAGGGGCGGCTGGAGCAGTCGATGCGGGCGCTCAGCTACGAGGCCACCGCCCAGTCGCAGGAGGCGGTCGCCCGGGCGGTGGCCCCGCTGCACGACACCCTCCGGCGGTACGAGCAGCGGGTCGCCGAGCTGGAGCACGACCGGGTCGACGCGTACGCCGAGCTGCGTGAGCAGGTCCGGGCGATGAGCACGGTCTCCGGGGAGCTGCGCACCGAGACCAAGCAGCTGGTGGCCGCGCTGCGCACGCCGCAGGTGCGGGGGCGCTGGGGCGAGCACCAGCTCCGCCGGATCGTCGAGGCCGCCGGCCTGCTGGAGCACTGCGACTTCGACGAGCAGGTCACCGCCGCCACCGACCACCAGGGGGTGCGCCCCGACCTGGTGGTCCGGCTGCACGGCGGGCGCAGCGTGGTGGTCGACGCCAAGGCGCCCTTCGACGCGTACCTGACCGCGATGGAGGCGCGCGACGAGCGGGGGCGAGACACCCACCTGGACGCGCACGCGCGGCACCTGCGGGCCCACGTGGACGCGCTCGCCGCCAAGACCTACTGGGCGGCGTTCGACTCGACCCCGGAGTTCGTGGTGCTCTTCGTGCCGGCCGACCCGTTCCTCGACGTGGCGTTGCAGCGCGACCCGACGCTGCTGGAGCACGCCTTCGCCCGCAACGTGGTGCTCGCGACGCCGGCCACCCTGGTGGCGCTGCTGCGCACGGTCGCCTACTCGTGGCGGCAGGAGGCGTTGGCGCGCAACGCGGTGGCCGTGCACTCCCTGGCCCGCGAGCTGTACGGGCGACTGTCCACCCTGGGCGACCACGTCGGCAAGCTCGGCGCGTCGCTCGGCGGGGCGGTGACCGCGTACAACCGGGCGGTCGGGTCGCTGGAGGCGCGGGTGCTGGTCAGCGCGCGCAAGCTCGCCGAGCTGGGCGTCTCCGACCAGGAGCTGGCCACGCCGGCACAGGTGGAGCTGGCACCCCGGCAGCCGCAGGCCCCGGAGCTGGTCGGGACCGCGGACGAGGGCCGGTCCACATCGGCCGAACGGTCAACAGACATCGACGCTTAA
- the ppc gene encoding phosphoenolpyruvate carboxylase, producing the protein MTDQHDHDGPDAALRADIRRLGTLLGQTLARQEGRPLLDLVEEIRAQVRSDAPAAAQRLGGLDVTTGTKLARAFSTYFHLANITEQVHRARDLRRRRAVQGGWLDQAAKMIAERGVPAEEIAAAARRLAVRPVFTAHPTEAARRSILSKLRAIADELDAETANAILYGASDEGPANRRLAELLDLMWQTDELRLDRPDPTDEARNAIYYLRDLYAEAAPQVLDDLADTLRTLGVETSPTSRPLTFGTWIGGDRDGNPFVTPAVTREVLRIQHEHGISATEAAMEHLINEVSVSRRLRAVSLDLSASLAADLDALPEVAPRFRRVNAEEPYRLKARCVKAKLANTRERLRAGTAHVPGRDYRGSAELIADLELLRASLARNSGQLTAVGRLASTIRTVSAFGLHLATMDVREHAEAHHAVLAQLYAAVGEVSDYPSLTRLERTKLLADELAGRRPLSTLDTPLTEGAQKTLDVFGAIREAQDRFGSEVIESYIISMTLGVDDVLAAVVLAREAGLVDVHSGRARIGIVPLLETPAELNAGGELLDELLSLPAYRALVAARGDVQEVMLGYSDSNKEAGITTSQWSIHRAQRALRDVAARHGVHLRLFHGRGGTVGRGGGPTHDAILAQPYGTLDGAIKVTEQGEVISDKYTLPALARENLELTVAAVLQATLLHTAPRQPAEMLERWDATMDVVSEAAFRSYRSLVEEPDLPAYFWASTPTELLGALNIGSRPAKRPNTGAGLAGLRAIPWVFGWTQTRQIVPGWYGVGSGLAAARAAGLEDVLAEMNRNWHFFRTFLSNVEMMLSKTDLTIARRYVETLVPRKLHPIFDKIQQEYELTKQEVLAVTNSPALLENSPVLQRTLAVRDTYLEPLHHLQVALLQQYRESGAAGRAVATAPGGRRAPNDGTALERALLTTVNGIAAGMRNTG; encoded by the coding sequence GTGACCGACCAGCACGACCACGACGGCCCGGACGCCGCGCTGCGGGCCGACATCCGCCGCCTCGGCACGCTCCTCGGGCAGACCCTCGCCCGCCAGGAGGGCCGCCCCCTGCTCGACCTGGTCGAGGAGATCCGCGCCCAGGTCCGCTCCGACGCCCCGGCCGCCGCCCAGCGCCTCGGCGGTCTCGACGTCACCACCGGCACCAAGCTGGCCCGGGCCTTCTCCACCTACTTCCACCTGGCCAACATCACCGAGCAGGTGCACCGGGCCCGCGACCTGCGCCGCCGCCGGGCGGTCCAGGGCGGTTGGCTGGACCAGGCGGCCAAGATGATCGCCGAGCGCGGGGTGCCGGCCGAGGAGATCGCCGCCGCGGCCCGCCGGCTCGCGGTCCGCCCCGTCTTCACCGCCCACCCGACCGAGGCGGCCCGCCGCTCGATCCTGTCGAAGCTGCGCGCGATCGCCGACGAGCTGGACGCCGAGACCGCCAACGCGATCCTCTACGGGGCCAGCGACGAGGGGCCGGCCAACCGGCGCCTGGCCGAGCTGCTGGACCTGATGTGGCAGACCGACGAGCTGCGGCTGGACCGGCCGGACCCGACCGACGAGGCCCGCAACGCCATCTACTACCTGCGCGACCTGTACGCCGAGGCCGCGCCGCAGGTCCTCGACGACCTCGCCGACACGTTGCGCACCCTGGGCGTGGAGACCTCACCGACGTCCCGCCCGCTGACCTTCGGCACCTGGATCGGCGGCGACCGGGACGGCAACCCGTTCGTCACCCCGGCGGTCACCCGGGAGGTGCTGCGGATCCAGCACGAGCACGGGATCTCGGCCACCGAGGCGGCGATGGAGCACCTGATCAACGAGGTCTCCGTCTCCCGCCGGCTGCGCGCTGTCTCGCTCGACCTCTCCGCCAGCCTCGCCGCCGACCTGGACGCGCTGCCCGAGGTGGCGCCCCGGTTCCGCCGGGTCAACGCCGAGGAGCCGTACCGGCTCAAGGCCCGCTGCGTGAAGGCGAAGCTGGCCAACACCCGGGAGCGGCTGCGCGCCGGCACCGCGCACGTGCCCGGGCGGGACTACCGGGGCTCCGCCGAGCTGATCGCCGACCTGGAGCTGCTGCGCGCCTCGCTGGCCCGCAACTCCGGGCAGCTCACCGCCGTCGGCCGGCTGGCCTCCACGATCCGTACGGTCTCCGCGTTCGGCCTGCACCTGGCGACCATGGACGTCCGGGAGCACGCCGAGGCGCACCACGCGGTCCTCGCCCAGCTCTACGCGGCCGTCGGCGAGGTGTCGGACTACCCGTCGCTGACCCGGCTGGAGCGGACCAAGCTGCTCGCCGACGAGCTGGCCGGCCGCCGGCCGCTCTCCACCCTGGACACCCCGCTGACCGAGGGCGCGCAGAAGACGCTCGACGTGTTCGGGGCGATCCGGGAGGCGCAGGACCGGTTCGGGTCCGAGGTGATCGAGTCGTACATCATCTCGATGACCCTGGGCGTGGACGACGTGCTCGCCGCGGTGGTGCTGGCCCGCGAGGCCGGCCTGGTCGACGTGCACAGCGGTCGGGCCCGGATCGGCATCGTGCCGCTGCTGGAGACCCCGGCCGAGCTGAACGCCGGCGGCGAGCTGCTCGACGAGCTGCTGTCGCTGCCCGCGTACCGGGCCCTGGTCGCGGCCCGCGGCGACGTGCAGGAGGTGATGCTGGGCTACTCCGACTCGAACAAGGAGGCGGGCATCACCACCAGCCAGTGGTCGATCCACCGGGCCCAGCGCGCGCTGCGCGACGTGGCCGCCCGGCACGGCGTGCACCTGCGGCTCTTCCACGGCCGCGGCGGCACCGTGGGTCGCGGCGGCGGGCCGACGCACGACGCGATCCTGGCCCAGCCGTACGGCACGTTGGACGGCGCGATCAAGGTGACCGAGCAGGGCGAGGTCATCTCCGACAAGTACACGCTGCCCGCGCTGGCCCGGGAGAACCTGGAGCTGACCGTGGCCGCGGTGCTCCAGGCGACGCTGCTGCACACCGCGCCCCGGCAGCCGGCCGAGATGCTGGAGCGCTGGGACGCGACGATGGACGTGGTCTCCGAGGCGGCGTTCCGGTCGTACCGGTCGCTGGTCGAGGAGCCGGACCTGCCGGCGTACTTCTGGGCCTCCACCCCGACCGAGCTGCTCGGCGCGCTGAACATCGGCTCCCGGCCGGCGAAGCGGCCCAACACCGGGGCCGGGCTGGCCGGCCTGCGGGCCATCCCGTGGGTCTTCGGCTGGACGCAGACCCGACAGATCGTGCCGGGCTGGTACGGCGTCGGCTCCGGGCTGGCCGCGGCGCGGGCGGCCGGGCTGGAGGACGTGCTCGCCGAGATGAACCGCAACTGGCACTTCTTCCGCACGTTCCTGTCGAACGTGGAGATGATGCTGAGCAAGACCGACCTGACGATCGCCCGGCGGTACGTCGAGACCCTGGTGCCGAGGAAGCTGCACCCGATCTTCGACAAGATCCAGCAGGAGTACGAGCTGACCAAGCAGGAGGTGCTGGCGGTGACCAACTCGCCGGCCCTGCTGGAGAACTCGCCGGTGCTCCAGCGCACCCTGGCGGTGCGGGACACCTACCTGGAGCCGCTGCACCATCTCCAGGTGGCGCTGCTCCAGCAGTACCGCGAGTCCGGCGCCGCCGGCCGGGCGGTGGCCACCGCGCCGGGCGGTCGCCGCGCCCCCAACGACGGTACGGCGCTGGAGCGGGCGCTGCTGACCACGGTCAACGGCATCGCCGCCGGCATGCGCAACACCGGCTGA
- a CDS encoding VOC family protein — protein sequence MARDDLPNPAEGILLAHFVVAADVARSAAFYRDVLGGTVVREAEPAIVKLANSWVIIAVGGGPTEDKPDVTLETPSDPHRTSAFLNIRVADIRAVYAQWCARGAVFLTPPQDRGREIRCYLRDPDGHLIEVGQTV from the coding sequence ATGGCGCGCGACGACCTGCCGAACCCGGCCGAGGGCATCCTGCTGGCCCACTTCGTGGTGGCCGCCGACGTGGCCCGGTCGGCGGCGTTCTACCGGGACGTCCTCGGCGGCACGGTGGTCCGGGAGGCTGAGCCGGCGATCGTCAAGCTGGCCAACAGCTGGGTGATCATCGCCGTCGGCGGCGGGCCGACCGAGGACAAGCCCGACGTGACGCTGGAGACCCCGAGCGACCCGCACCGGACCAGCGCCTTCCTCAACATCCGGGTGGCCGACATCCGGGCCGTGTACGCCCAGTGGTGCGCCCGCGGCGCGGTCTTCCTGACCCCGCCGCAGGACCGGGGCAGGGAGATCCGCTGCTACCTGCGCGACCCGGACGGCCACCTGATCGAGGTCGGCCAGACCGTCTGA